DNA sequence from the Colletotrichum higginsianum IMI 349063 chromosome 10, whole genome shotgun sequence genome:
GACGGAAAGATGCGAGCAACGGTCGACGAGATTCCAGGCGGTCATGCCATGGTCAAGAAAGATTTCGCCAAGGGTGAACCGGCCCTGAGCCGCCGCAAGGACGAGGGGCGAGCATCGTCCGCAGCGCATCCTGATGGAGTTCATGATCTCGGGTCGGACCATCGTCATGGCTTCAGCCGCCAACTGCTCATAGCCATTTTGGATGCACAACTCCAGCACGGCGCCCAAGACACTGGTTTGGCCGGTGTTCCCAGCTGATGCCATGATGACTTCATGCATCAAGGGTAGAAACGGCTCCATCAGGTCCGACTTGCCGCTCCGGAAAGCTTCGACAAAGGCAGCTGGAATGTTCATCCGGCTGAAGATTCCCGGGCCGACATCGAGGAGCAGCCGCACGGCTTCGGTGGCACCCGAGATGGATGCGAGATTCAGAGGGTTCTGGTCCATCGGGAATGgcaacgtcgccgtcgggTCTGCACCGTGCTCCAAAAGAAGCCGAACACATGatccgccgtcggcggcgcaggcggcggcaaAGTGAAGCGGCCGCCAGCCATCGGCCGTTTGGGATTCCACATCGAGGTCTGGGAATCCGAGGTAGAACTGAAGCACGTCCGCATGGCCGTGGGCAGCTGCAAGATGGAGTGCGTTGCAGCCCCATTGTCTTGCCATTTCTGGGACGACTTTCGGGCCAACGACTCGAGAGAAGTCGTACGTGCAACATTTACCCCAGGGGTGGCTATCAGTGCTACTGATGGACCTGATCTTCTCCAGAACGAGCAAGTCGCCActcgaggcggccgcgaGCGCTGCATCCAACCCACTCGGCAAGGACAATGCCGGATTCGCACCCTTTTCGAGCAAGATTATGGCGGCGTTGGTCTCGCGGTTATTGATGTAGGCCACGACCATGGGCACCCCGGCGGGAGTGAGCGCATTGGGGTCGCATCCTTTGTCCACCAAGGCCGACAGCTTATGCGTGCGATGCGAGACCCCATCGTCGAGGAGTCGGAAGAGAAAATGGGACCTGAAGCCGTCGACACAGTTCAGCTTTTTCGGGTCTGCATGCTCGAGAAGCTTGTCAAACATGGCTGGCGGGCATGTTGATTCCGGCAAGCATGCCGACTCGAGAGCCGAGACGGACTCATGTTGTGCGTGTACTGAGACGCCCAGGTCAAGCAGCATCACAACGACGTCTCTATGCCCCTGTTCAACGGCCAGCTTGAGACACTGTACTGCAGTCGGCGATTGTTGGAAGCTCTCGACCTTGGTCGACACGCGCAGGATTGAACAGAGCATCTCCCCCAACCTTACGGGCCACTTGTCGTGGGTTGTAGCGTAACCCATCCAGGCTGAGAGAACCGGGACCAGAGCACATTTGCCCGTCTCCTCTTCATATCTGACTGGGATTACCTTCTCGATCAAACAATCCACGGCAGTTTGCAAAGACTCCCAGACATTGGAGCCTGGCGGCCACTTAGAAGCCCATGTACCCAGGACGCCGGTAGCGAAGCGCTCCCAGAGCCCGGCGCCTTCGCTGTTGCGAGAGCCAAGAACCTCAACGGTCAATAGACGGTTAAATGCGCCAAAATCGAGCGGCCGGTGGTTGACGGGGCGCCTGTTCGGTCTATCTGGATCTGGGTCCCAAAAGAGCGAGTCGTTGAAGGCCGTGAAGATGGTTTCCGCCGGTGACTGCCCGTCCCTTGTCAACACAGGCGCGACGTGCAGGTTCAAGAGCATCTCAACAAGATCCTCTCCGGCATTGACCTCGAGATAATGCAGGGCGTTGCGGCCGTCATCGCCCATCTCGAATGGGTCGGCGCCGAAATCAACCAGCTTGCGGACCAACTCGCAAGAGCCCcactcgacggcgaggaagaggaggggagtTGGGCTCTGGAGGTAAGCGGCGTTTGGTTCGCAGACCTCGAGCATGTGAAGCGCCCCGGCAGCAGTTTTACTCTTAGATAATCTTTTCGTCCTGCTCAGTGGATAGATGATGGACTGAGCAATAGGGGTTTGGCCATCTTTCATCAGTGCCCTCAAGTTCCAGTCCGTGTGCTCATCAAAGGCGTGGAGAGCATCAATCATGCCAATGTCCGAGTTTGCCGCTGCGATGTGCCAGACGTTGCGGCCATCTTCGTCCGTGTCTGTCGTTCTCGCTCCATGGCTGAGGAGGAGTCTGAGGACGTCAGGTGTCTCGGACAGCATCAGAGGCGTCCTTTGACACTCGTCACGCACGTGAACATCGACGTCATCTCCCGACTGCAGAATGAGGGAAGCCGTGTCTACGTCGCAAGACTCGACCGCGTCATGAAGTATGGTAGACGGTTTTTGGAACGGCTCTTCCGAATCGAGGCATGATGGTATTGATTGGTTGGGATTCCACCGAGGGTCAAGGATGAGTCTTCTGACGACTGCAGCCTTGTGATCCTGGACGGCTTCTTGGACTAGGTCTGCGTACACCTTGTCCGATACGCTGAGAGGGCGTGACCCTCGACCCGAACAGGTATCAGCTAGGCCATGATGTTCGAGGACGTCATAGATGCCAGCCATCAGTAACGATGTctcatcgtcgccgttgtACTGCATAACTGCACTGTCGAGAATCTCGGGGAGGACAGAGGCTAGGAACGAGCGAGTCAGCGGAggcagcggcgacggccagtACTGTAGGATCGAGTTCTTTCCATGGAACAGCTGAATGAACCGATCGTCGCGGCTGAATCCGGATCGAAGAATGCGCACCATGGCGTCTGGAGCATCTATCGACTGACACGTAAAAAATGCCACGGTTGCCAGCGACAACGCTTCATCTTGTTGAGACCCAGTCGAGACCGACGTGCCCGTAGCGCCCGCATCCAGAAGAACATGCAGGGTCGGCTCCTGACCGCTGGTCGGACGCCGGTCAGCTACCAGCTGAGTCGGATCATCGTAACGAGCGAAGAGTGCAGTGGGGCCGAGCAAGGCGCAATACAGAGGCGTTCCCATGAGACTTTGTTGGTTCACGTCCTGCTTCTCCAAGTGAATCAGGGCCTCGCATACGTGATGCAGACCGAGGGCAGAAGCGATGTGGAGAGTGCTGACGGACGCATCCGAGACTGCTGACATCAACTGACGAAGAGGTGACATGGACAGAGCACCTGACGCGGGGTTGAAGTGTCCTGGCCATTCTTGTCGAGCATACTCGAGGAGCCACTGCAGAAAGTTGGCCGACTTTCTCGGGTGGAAAAGTAGCCTGAGCTCGTTCTCGACGGAGCGGTGATAATAGTGGGCTATTTCGGGCAGAAGCTTCGCGCAAACAACGTACTCGGGGTGCGTGGCGTctctctcggcggcgtaAACCCTGTGACAGTAGCAGCTGTCCAGTTTGCGATCGAACTCGGGACTCAACAACAGATTCAGACACCTTTCAGGAGACGTTTCTGAAGCTCCACAAGTCGTACCGTTCAACTCATCGGTTTCTCGCTTCCGCGATGGCTTACGAGACCCGGTCGTAGACAGAAAGACGAGCAGGGCAGCCCAAGAGTTGGCGTGAATTGCAGGGCTAAGCTGTGCGTGAAACTGCCGGATCTGGGACGTGAATTCGGGTGGTGACGGCATTTCGGTTCCTCTCCCCGGTGCTACAAAGCCTCTCAACCAAGCCTCGATTAGGTCGTCAAGAGTATCGCCCAACGAGTCGATGAGGGTGTGATCGGGACGTGTTGATGCTGCGTCGTACTCCTCGTCTGCAAAGTCGTCGAACAGCAGTAAAAGGCTATGAAGAGTGCCACTTATAAGTCTGAGAGCCAAACGGACCTCGCTATGGCTGCCGGGGTCGCTCATCAAGAGGTATGCTGCCTGCGTTTTTTCCTGCGCCTCGGCGAGAGCTTGACGCAgaccccggccgccggcttccATTGTGGGCGGTGGCATTATCGAAAGCTTCTCATGAGGTGCGGTAGGGGAAAGGGGATCGGGTTAGAATCAAGATCCGTGAGAACAACCATGGCTCGAGGCTGGCAAGGCAAGTGAGTATGCGGTGATTGCTGTACGGTATTTGATTGTTGATCGTGGTCGAAAGAGGTTGAGgaaggtcgaggtcgatgtTGAGGTGGAGAATCACGAAATGCGGGCCGTCGCATGTCAGCGAGCGGCGGCTTGCCGCTGTGCTGGCTGTGCTCTGTGGCGCACAATGGCATGGATAGAGCCTGAAGCGCCACTTGGGCAACCAGCTGTTTTGGATGGACTCTTGCTTACGTAATGAACTTGTCGGTCGCCGCCACCAGCCACACTCTGCATGATTGCCTATCCCCTTGAGCGCCAGAAGGCTACAGCGGTTCCACTTTATTTCCCCTCTTCTCCGCACTACTTAGTGCACATCTAATGCGCTAGAACAAGCCCACTAAGGCTACTACAAAATTCGGGCTGTAAGCTCTAAAGGCCCCAAAGAGCATTGCATTTGCCAGAAAGTGTAGGTAAAGGACATGAGTCTGCTCTTACTACTACCCTAAAATGTAGCCTTCTAGCacttgggggggggggttaatAGCCTAAAATACCTAAACCCGTGCCCTTTGAGACGAGTATGTGTGGGAGACAAGCACAAGCAAATAGCTTTTGGAGAATTCGTTCTCTTTATAGGATTTTTCTTCTCATTTTATTTCTTCTTAGAAAATCCGCTGAAGGAAGCCGGCTGTCCTCGTCTAACTAAGCTCAATCTGATAGAAACATCGTTGTCAAGGTAGCTTTTTTAAGCGTTGCAAATCGGGGCGCAAAGCGCGTCTGTTCCAAGGGTTCGTCAACCTTCCTCGTCACGAAGCGGACAGGGAAACACAAAGTCAACTTACTGCACTCGTCCTCGCTGGGCCTGGGACAGGTTCGCTGGCAGTCCTCGCAAGCGCCGGCCATGGCAGTGGCGACGTAGGTGGCGAGCATGGCGAAGACGATCTGGAAACGCATGTTGGCGGTGTGGCGGGTGGGATTAAACGATCAACGTTTGTGTTGTATTATATTGTGGTGAAGGTATCAGGATAGAGTTGGTCGAGGCAAGAGATACGATGAACGGATGCGATGTTGCAatgatgggatgggatgatgTGATGGAAAGACCAATGCCATTATTTATACTCAACCTTTACCCAGCCGCAGTCTGTTGTTGATGCCTATTATTATCATCTCGTTGTATGGTTCAACTAGGCCACCGTGGCATGGTGTATTTCCATCACAAGTCAGCAAGCCAGAGACGCGTTGACGGTTTCATTCCTGTTTTGTCATGTCATGCCAAGAAAGCCTGCTGGCTTTCGGGTGGGCGCCTTTCCCAACGTTGAACCTCCCAAACAAGATAGTTCCGCGCTGTCACGGTCGATGCGGTTGGTGTTAGGGCCCTTGTACACTGACTCGGAAATCATCAGCCAACGAGGAAAAGCCTTGGTGTGTTCATCCAAAAAGGGCGATCTGTATCACCGTCCACACCGATCACCGCCTCGAAAGAGCACAAAAACGGCCGGGCTCCGCACTCGCTGAAACAAGAAGCATCAAACTCTCCAGCCTGTCGGGCTCTCATTGCTAATGCTGGCCCGGATCCCTCTGGAGAACCGACTGTGCATTGTGTCCAGCATTCTACCTCGCGGCATCTATGGACAAAACGAAGGGCAGTTATTGATTCTGTTCATTAGTCGGGACCTGCGGCAGCCGGCCGACTGTATGACGTTAGCTCCCGCCCCGTCTGCCTCACCGTAAGTCGCCGGTCGCTAAACCGAGCTTGTTTTACGAACGGCAACTCCTGACTCAATGCCGCCACACAGCCGTTGCATACTTGATTCACGGTGACGGCTGATTTTCTGTCATCTGTCATCTGGTTGGGTTCCacgcccgccggcggcatcgagaGCCTTGGCGCATGTTGGGGTTTAGCGAGAGCGAAGTCTTTGGAAACGGCATGATCGGCGAGGCGTCCACAATCAACGACGGAGTGCTCCGGGCCCCATACCGGGAAAGCTTAAATGTCCCCGATTACGTCGCGGGGTTGGAAAAAGATCGACATTGCGAAACGCTTCAGTCGCTTGTGAGCTCGTACTCGGTGCCCCTGGGTTCCTGTATATGAATGTAGGGCTTCTCTTTCTCGGATGTTGCTCCATGGAGGCCAACAGGCCGGGGACTAGGTGTCAATCGCACGAAAGTACCTTTCTGTCTCCATATCTGATGGTCGTAGTTGCTGCTAACATTTATCACCACGAGAAGTCTGAAAGCTCCTAGCCACTGACACCTTTTGCCATATCCCATGACCATGCCAGTGCTTCTTTGTCCACACTAGGCACCCAGGTAAAGTCGCTCATACAAGAAACACCTTGGTGGCCGTACTCGTGATAACAGTACATCAACCGGTTCTGCAGGATATACTCCTCTAGACTTTGGGCTTAATTACCAGAGGGCTGGTCCAAGATAACAAGTTTTCCAGGCTGGACGAAGGGGGACAGAGCAGTAGGGGACAAACATGCGTAGTATCATCCGCCTTCTTGTACAACACAGCGCTAAGACAAGCAGCCACAGCCTGCAAAACTTGCTAATAAGGTGCATAGCCTAGGGTGCACCGGAAATAAAAAACGTTTCGTTAATTAGAGGTAGACCAAGGGAGCATTACTCACATAAGCAGAGTAGAAATCACCATTCTTAAAGTTTTTTCTTTACAAAAGGAATCTGTGTAGTCGGATGTTACCAGCCTTCAAGTTAATAAAAGAATCTATGTAAGTGGAGAAATAACTAGACTTAAACCTTATAAAGAATGTAAATTATACTAGTAGAAACTCCTTACCTTAAAGGTAACAATACTAAGCTTTATAGAAGACTTCTTAAACTAACAAGTGTAGATGTGCATCAAAAGTTCTCTCTGCGCGCATTCCCTACTCTACTCTTTATACCTTCTCTTCCTAAGAATTAAGAAAAATTAAAGCTCTCACTTACTTTTCTATTTGCAACTTTACTACTAGAATAAACATCCAAGCAGTGCAACAAAACTGCTAGTAATTATACATTACAATATCAACCTTGTAGAATATGTAACTAACTACTACAGGTATACTCTAAATGGATATTACAATAAGTATTTCACAATGAAGGTATACTACAAATTCAGAAAGTACACTAACCAAGATTTTCAACACCACATTAAGTGCAAACTCCCATCAGACAAAGTCAATAACAATTAGTCTAATGTAAGCAAAACTGCCTTCTTTGCTTATATGTACACTTACTAACAAATTTAGAAATGTCTTCTTGTTAAAGGAACTGGGGGACAATGTGTAGACCGCTAGGGTTAGTGAAAATCAATATATATATGCGTATTATGCATTTCACTCTATTTAGATTCCTCAAGAATTCTAGCTTTACTAGACTTAGTATCAATAGACCAGCTTGTCTTACTCCTGCTGCACAAGCAACCCTAAGCAAGAAGAGCCTTTATAGGTTCTTCCTTCACGTATTGTTGATGGCACCGTCATCACCTATACTCATAAAAAAAACGGCACGGTTCCTACTTTGCATTACGATATATGCATGTCCTTTAGCTACGAGACAGAGTTGGCTTGCCGTCAACCCGAGAACAATATGGCGCCGGCTTGCTGTGCAAAACAGTCGAGGCACATGCCCGATCATGAATCACACGTCAAGCAAACCTTGTTGAACGGTATTAAGTAAAAAACTCATAAGTTACTTTCCCGAGCCGGAAcgcccttttcccccccttctctatATAATAACCGCGCGCACAAGCACATAAATTTGTCCCTTGTCCTCGACCCGACACAAACAGTCCCATAACAGGCCCCTTTTTGTCCTTCATTGCATCCCTTTTAAAGAAAGAAAGCAGTCATGGCGAAAGCCGAGACGAGCAGGGCGGCGtagccgacggcgaggggcACGACGGTGCGGGAatcggcggtgacgacggtgacgacggtgCTCACAGCTGCGGGTAGTTTGGTCAGCGTTAATGAACACCACGATGGACGTACGTTTGTAAGTATACTTACCACCGGGGGAAGATCCAGCACCAGGAGCATTGCCAGAGCCGCCGGGGGCAGAGCCAGGGCCGGAGCTGGGAACAGCGCCGGGACCAGCAATGGGGGCAGAAAGGGGCCTGCCGTCAGGGCCGCTGACTGGGGTACCCTGAGGCTCGGTGATGGGGCGGGTGATGGTGGCAGTGATCGGTGTCGGGCCGCAGGTGGTGCAGGTCTGGACCTCCTTGGTGAAGCCAAGGGGAATGTCGGCGGAGGGGATGGTgggcttggcggcgacgcccttGTAGGTCTCGGTGACCTCGTACTTCTGGCGGGTGATGCCGGTGGAGCAGAATGCGTCGTACTCGGTGGTGTACTTGACGGTCTGGGTGCAGGTGTTGCAGCCGCAGCGCTTGCACTCAGgggcctcgatctcgacgCAGATGGGCCCGCCAGTGATGGTCGGCGGATGGATGGTCGGAATCGGGGCGCAGCCGGCGCAGATTGGGAGCAGGCCGGGGGTGACAGTGACACACTGGATCACGGTGGAGGtgcggacggcgaggatcACCTGCtgggccacggcggcggagacgaaggcgagggcggccgccAGGAGTGTAGAAGATTGACGCATGATGAGGGTGAAGTGGTTGATAGGTAACGACAGGGTTTGTTTGTCGTTCACGGTGGAAGCGAGTGAGGATGGGCCAAGCCCCCTTGGGGGTTGGGTGGggaaagagaggaagagagagaatgaAACGGAAGGTGAGGTTACTAGATGTTCAAAAAAGGAGTGTGTTGGTTAACGAGAAGACGATGCGTATGAGGCATGCGTGTTCAGGGGGCTGCCGGCTCGGAGAGAGTAGAAAGTTGGGGGAGGGTACCGAGACcaggacgagctcgtcgaggcaTGTAGATTGAATGGCCGGAAAGTGGTAAACAGACAAGCAATGAATGCCGTTACCtgcccctctcccctcccttgtGTCTGACTGAGACCCGGAACCTGGAGAGCGTTGCCAGGGAGGGAGTGTCGATTTGACAGGGAGGTTCTTGGGAATCTTGACTTAGCTTAGCTGGCTGACTTCTAGCTCGGATGTCAAGGAGCAAAACTCCATCCACTCGTTTTCCTTTGTGAGGAAAACAAACCCTGACCTCGAACAAgcgtctcttcctcctcagGCTCCTCGCTCGCCTCGGCGATGCAGTTGCCGTCCTGCCGGCCGAACTCGCCGGCAACAGCCTCCCGCGACCTAATGCTTCACCTATCTGTCGCCCCGACTGGCACCGGCGTCCttcccgccggcgccacctTGACCGTCATGCGGAGGAACCACTGTCACAGTCTCTGGCGGCGCGAACCCGAATGTTgtccccccgcccccctccgTTGACTTGCTGGAACATCGACCGCCACCTCGACCATCTCCAGCGGAAGCCTGACCACGgtcaccacctcctccacTCCGCCTACCGTCACGGCGCCCCAAcccgtcatcttcctcgttgTTCGCCGGATCGGCGGCATCAAGCGATACACCGTCCAGAAGCGAGCCCTCGGTGGCCTCCTGAAGCCCAACAACGCCGGAATCAACCGCGAcagctgcgccgccgccactgtCTTCAGCCTGATGCTggacgagctcctcggtTGCTCAGAGAGGGCGGAGTGAACTTctgctgtgtgtgtgtgtgtgtgtgtgtgtgtggaagagagaaagattTGTCAAGACCGGTTGTTGATGTGTAATGTGCAAATTCAACAGCCCAGCAGTGCGTCAACGGAGTGCTAGTCGGTGGCACGCTTCCCACGGGCTCGAgcacctcctcgtcctcgtccaccttgACCTCGACCTCATCCACGAGCACCTCCCAcaccgccatcaccaccacgacGTCGACCATCACGACATCCACCAGCACCGTTTAAGCGGATTCGACGATCCTGTTCGCACCCGGACTGTGGACAACTTTCGCTTGACAAAGTCGTGGACAGTTctgcctcgccgccgccgccgcagcagacAGTGTTCTCTATGATTTGTTTTGTGACCAGTGCTGCTTTCTCTGCGCCCTTCGCCTGGTGGAGGGCCTGACTTGATTGCGATTGTGTGTCAGTGTTTGTGGgagtgtgagtgagtgtgttGTGCCGAGCGGGTGGAGAGATGGATGCGGGTTAATGTGGGAAAAGGGGTTCTTTTCTGCGTCGGTGCAAGAATGAGTGTCAGTCGAGGTTGGGTAGTGCGTTCCTAAGAATTTGGAATAacctttttt
Encoded proteins:
- a CDS encoding Ankyrin repeat protein, producing MEAGGRGLRQALAEAQEKTQAAYLLMSDPGSHSEVRLALRLISGTLHSLLLLFDDFADEEYDAASTRPDHTLIDSLGDTLDDLIEAWLRGFVAPGRGTEMPSPPEFTSQIRQFHAQLSPAIHANSWAALLVFLSTTGSRKPSRKRETDELNGTTCGASETSPERCLNLLLSPEFDRKLDSCYCHRVYAAERDATHPEYVVCAKLLPEIAHYYHRSVENELRLLFHPRKSANFLQWLLEYARQEWPGHFNPASGALSMSPLRQLMSAVSDASVSTLHIASALGLHHVCEALIHLEKQDVNQQSLMGTPLYCALLGPTALFARYDDPTQLVADRRPTSGQEPTLHVLLDAGATGTSVSTGSQQDEALSLATVAFFTCQSIDAPDAMVRILRSGFSRDDRFIQLFHGKNSILQYWPSPLPPLTRSFLASVLPEILDSAVMQYNGDDETSLLMAGIYDVLEHHGLADTCSGRGSRPLSVSDKVYADLVQEAVQDHKAAVVRRLILDPRWNPNQSIPSCLDSEEPFQKPSTILHDAVESCDVDTASLILQSGDDVDVHVRDECQRTPLMLSETPDVLRLLLSHGARTTDTDEDGRNVWHIAAANSDIGMIDALHAFDEHTDWNLRALMKDGQTPIAQSIIYPLSRTKRLSKSKTAAGALHMLEVCEPNAAYLQSPTPLLFLAVEWGSCELVRKLVDFGADPFEMGDDGRNALHYLEVNAGEDLVEMLLNLHVAPVLTRDGQSPAETIFTAFNDSLFWDPDPDRPNRRPVNHRPLDFGAFNRLLTVEVLGSRNSEGAGLWERFATGVLGTWASKWPPGSNVWESLQTAVDCLIEKVIPVRYEEETGKCALVPVLSAWMGYATTHDKWPVRLGEMLCSILRVSTKVESFQQSPTAVQCLKLAVEQGHRDVVVMLLDLGVSVHAQHESVSALESACLPESTCPPAMFDKLLEHADPKKLNCVDGFRSHFLFRLLDDGVSHRTHKLSALVDKGCDPNALTPAGVPMVVAYINNRETNAAIILLEKGANPALSLPSGLDAALAAASSGDLLVLEKIRSISSTDSHPWGKCCTYDFSRVVGPKVVPEMARQWGCNALHLAAAHGHADVLQFYLGFPDLDVESQTADGWRPLHFAAACAADGGSCVRLLLEHGADPTATLPFPMDQNPLNLASISGATEAVRLLLDVGPGIFSRMNIPAAFVEAFRSGKSDLMEPFLPLMHEVIMASAGNTGQTSVLGAVLELCIQNGYEQLAAEAMTMVRPEIMNSIRMRCGRCSPLVLAAAQGRFTLGEIFLDHGMTAWNLVDRCSHLSVISRRLRYPCPALHIALMRPSHLPSTGTEEGFVRRLLGVMDWTRHELSPFHCAVASGVPDRVRMVVDWIRGSPEHHPRLLHGMQAWGLLPANEDAESGDQDPSWGFSGNGAVDAIIKHHVNKRVASPDLQPTFRLGMTPLLIAAEETNIEGVSSVEMMEVLLGHGAEVNVSDLETSDTPLHGAAMVNCIDSARRLLDHGADPNLYNLNSFTPLTVAVRRGHLEMAQLLVERDADVHVRDIDGMSLLNACACASEHPEMFIWLMSLGLDPCRPEETGYTPLHKVILNNAFPGLIFNHGLDFSRIRDVRKGFLSLVIKSHHRRADGTLRRLFKRLPRENALELANSTPGAFFSPLCVAAVRDRLDCVSTLLRHGADIDAEGSPEGSALMAACSRQKLKAVKLLVRSGASISYQAMVDGVPVFRSALESARPYPHVVRWLLVDRHARLRSIESASEDVGEAEVKPWSGGRVAGYQLSGIGINTGRRVGETGLEYLRRLDRIRWSLRGQTIQVVALG